The sequence below is a genomic window from Selenomonas ruminantium subsp. lactilytica TAM6421.
GTGCAGCAGGCATCAATACGGACCGTGGTGACACGGTATCCGTAGAGCCACTGCCGTTCAGTACGGAGCTTCGCGATAAGCGGGCTGCGGAAGAGAAGGCAGCCAAGGATCGGGAAGACATGATCTTCTACGGGACCATCGGCGCAATCCTGCTGGTATTGGCAGCCATCGGCGGTTATTTCTACTATCGCCGCAAGAAGAAACTGGAAGCCATTGCGGCCGAGCAGGAGCGGATTCGCTTGGAGGAAGAAGCAAAGAGGAAGAAGGAAGAAGAAGAGCGGGCTGCCCTTATTGCCGCTGGTGCTATCGAACCGGACGAGCTTTCCGAAGAGGAACAGCAGCATCTGTCCGAAAAGCAGGCTTTGCAGCAGCTTATCGATCAGCGGCCGGCAGAAGTGGCTATGCTTGTTAAGACTTGGCTGGCGGAGGAATGACAAATGGCATTTGAAGATATGTATGGCGATGGTGATGAGGAACTCACCAACTCGGAGAAGGCGGCCGTTTTGTTCATTGCTTTGGGGCCGGAATATTCGGCGAAACTCTTTCAGCATCTGGCCGATGATGAGATTGAACGCATTACGCTGGAAATCGCTAACCATAAAAAGGTCAGTCAGGAAACCAAAGCCAAGGTGGTCAGCGAATTTTACCAGATGGCCATGGCCAGTGACTACATTTCCACTGGTGGTCTCGAGTATGCACAGAATGTACTGGAGAAGGCTTTGGGAGCAGAAAAGGCGATGGAGATTCTCAATCGCCTCACTACCAGCCTGCAGGTTCGTCCTTTCGATTTCCTGCGCAAGACAGATCCTTCTCAGCTCATGAACTTCATCAACAACGAACATCCCCAGACGATTGCCCTTATCATGGCATATCTGGACCCGGATCAGGCAGCTACCGTACTCGGTGCCCTGTCACCGGAAGCCCAGGCCGATGTGGCAAGGCGTATTGCCCAGATGGATCGGACTTCGCCGGACATTATCCGGGAGGTGGAGCGGGTGCTGGAGAGGAAGCTGTCTTCCTTGGTTACCCAGGACTTCACTACTGCTGGCGGTGTCAAGGCCATCGTGGAAGTGCTCAACCGGGTGGATCGTACCACAGAAAAATCCATCATCGAGACTTTGGAGGTGGACAATCCGGAACTGGCCGAGGAAATCAAGCGCCTCATGTTCGTATTCGAGGATATCGTGCAGCTGGACGACCGTTCCTTGCAGATGGTTTTGCGCGAGGTGGACACCAAGGATCTGTCTTTGGCCCTCAAGGCTACGCCTTCGGAGGTAGCAGACAAGGTCTACAAGAATATGTCGAAGCGTGCTGCCGATATGCTGCGTGAGGAAATCGAGTTCATGGGGCCGGTGAAGATCCGCGATGTAGAAGAGGCACAGCAGAAGGTCGTCAACGTCATCCGTGTACTGGAAGACAAGGGCGATATTGTAATTTCGCGTGGACAGGGAGACGAGATGATTGTCTAGAGT
It includes:
- the fliG gene encoding flagellar motor switch protein FliG; its protein translation is MAFEDMYGDGDEELTNSEKAAVLFIALGPEYSAKLFQHLADDEIERITLEIANHKKVSQETKAKVVSEFYQMAMASDYISTGGLEYAQNVLEKALGAEKAMEILNRLTTSLQVRPFDFLRKTDPSQLMNFINNEHPQTIALIMAYLDPDQAATVLGALSPEAQADVARRIAQMDRTSPDIIREVERVLERKLSSLVTQDFTTAGGVKAIVEVLNRVDRTTEKSIIETLEVDNPELAEEIKRLMFVFEDIVQLDDRSLQMVLREVDTKDLSLALKATPSEVADKVYKNMSKRAADMLREEIEFMGPVKIRDVEEAQQKVVNVIRVLEDKGDIVISRGQGDEMIV